The following are encoded in a window of Suncus etruscus isolate mSunEtr1 chromosome 16, mSunEtr1.pri.cur, whole genome shotgun sequence genomic DNA:
- the LOC126032542 gene encoding LOW QUALITY PROTEIN: signal recognition particle subunit SRP72-like (The sequence of the model RefSeq protein was modified relative to this genomic sequence to represent the inferred CDS: inserted 1 base in 1 codon; deleted 2 bases in 2 codons; substituted 2 bases at 2 genomic stop codons) produces the protein MKCSAAKLIGVATLCWFYPLWTGRLTSGERKLSGKDPRGDQISQAEQTTPLRKLGWRPGPPEPPPRWRVVAAGGGGGVSVPMLWAKVNXYGQNGDFTYALNTINKILQINKDDVTALHCKVVCLIQNGGFKEALNVINTHTKVLANNSLSFEKAYCEYRLNRIENALKTIESAHQQTDKLKELYGQVLYRLEHYDECLAVYRNLVRNSQDDYDEERKTNLSVVYAAQSNWEKVVPENLGLQEGTHELCYNTACALIGQGQLNQAMKILQKAEDLCRRSLSEDSDGTEDDPQAELAIIHGQMAYILQLQGCTEEALQLYNQIIKLKPTDIGLLAVIANNIITINKDQNVFDSKKKVKLTNVEGVEYKLSKKQLQAIEFNKALLAMYTNQADQCCKISGSLQSQSPEHLLPVLIQAAQLCCEKQHSKAIEFLQEFSDQHPENAAEIKLTMAQLKISQGNISKACLILRSIEELKHKPGMVSALVTMYSHEEDIDSAIEVFTQAIQWYQNHQPKSPAHLSLIREAANFKLKYGWKKEAISDLEQLWKQNPKDIHTLAQLISAYLLVDPEKAKSLSKHLPSSDSMSLKVDVEALENSPGATYIWKKGGKVAGDSQPKEQGQGDLKKKKKKKKGKLPKNYDPKVTPDPERWLPMREXYYYRGRKKGKKKDQIGKGTQGATAGASSELDASKTLSSPPTSPXPGNTAAPSASTSNIIPPRHQKAAGAPATKKKQQQKKKKGGKGGW, from the exons caaacaacacccttaagaaAGCTGGGGTGGCGGCCGGGCCCGCCGGAGCCTCCTCCAAGATGGCGAGTGGtggcagcgggggggggggggggtgtctcggTCCCTATGCTCTGGGCTAAAGTGA GTTATGGCCAGAACGGTGACTTCACATACGCCCTCAATACCATCAATAAGATATTGCAGATCAACAAAGATGACGTAACTGCCCTCCACTGTAAAGTAGTTTGCCTTATTCAGAATGGAGGTTTCAAGGAAGCCTTGAACGTCATTAATACTCACACCAAAGTGTTAGCCAATAACTCACTTTCTTTTGAGAAGGCCTATTGTGAGTACAGGCTGAACAGAATTGAAAATGCCTTGAAGACAATAGAGAGTGCCCACCAGCAGACAGACAAACTAAAGGAGCTTTATGGACAAGTGTTATATCGATTAGAGCACTATGATGAATGCCTAGCTGTCTATAGAAATCTTGTCCGAAACTCCCAAGATGATTATgatgaagagagaaaaacaaacctTTCAGTGGTTTATGCAGCCCAAAGCAATTGGGAAAAAGTGGTTCCAGAGAACTTGGGTCTTCAAGAAGGCACACATGAACTGTGCTACAATACTGCATGTGCACTCATAGGACAAGGCCAGCTGAACCAAGCAATGAAAATCCTACAAAAAGCTGAAGATCTTTGTCGCCGTTCATTATCAGAAGACTCTGATGGGACTGAAGATGACCCCCAGGCAGAACTAGCCATCATTCATGGGCAGATGGCCTACATTCTGCAGCTTCAAGGTTGTACTGAGGAGGCTTTGCAATTGTACAATCAAATAATAAAGCTGAAGCCAACAGATATAGGATTGCTCGCTGTGATTGCAAACAACATCATTACCATAAACAAGGACCAAAATGTCTTTGATTCCAAGAAGAAGGTGAAATTAACCAATGTGGAAGGAGTAGAGTATAAGCTTTCCAAGAAACAGCTACAGGCTATAGAATTTAACAAAGCCTTACTTGCAATGTACACTAATCAGGCAGATCAGTGTTGCAAAATATCCGGTAGTTTACAGTCacaaagtcctgagcacctcctgcCTGTTTTAATCCAAGCTGCCCAACTCTGCTGTGAAAAACAGCACTCAAAAGCAATAGAATTTCTTCAAGAATTTTCAGATCAGCACCCAGAAAATGCTGCTGAAATTAAACTGACCATGGCACAGTTGAAAATTTCTCAaggtaatatttccaaagcatGTCTAATATTAAGAAGCATAGAAGAGTTAAAGCATAAACCAGGCATGGTGTCTGCACTAGTGACCATGTATAGCCATGAAGAAGATATTGATAGTGCCATAGAAGTCTTCACACAAGCTATCCAGTGGTATCAAAACCATCAGCCCAAATCTCCGGCTCATTTGTCTTTGATAAGAGAAGCTGCAAATTTCAAACTCAAATATGGGTGGAAAAAGGAGGCaattagtgatcttgaacagctatggaaacaaaacccaaaagataTTCACACTCTGGCACAGCTTATTTCCGCTTACTTACTTGTAGATCCTGAGAAAGCAAAATCTCTTAGTAAACATTTGCCCTCGTCAGATAGTATGTCTCTGAAAGTTGATGTTGAGGCGCTTGAAAATTCTCCTGGTGCTACATATATTTGGAAGAAAGGTGGAAAAGTTGCTGGAGATAGTCAACCAAAGGAACAAGGGCAGGGagatttgaaaaagaagaaaaag aaaaaaaaaggcaaactgcCCAAGAACTATGAC CCCAAAGTGACCCCAGATCCAGAAAGATGGTTGCCAATGCGAGAGTGATACTACTAccgaggaaggaagaagggtaaAAAGAAGGATCAGATTGGAAAAGGGACCCAGGGAGCCACTGCAGGTGCTTCATCTGAACTGGATGCAAGTAAAACTCTGAGCAGCCCACCCACCTCCCCCTGACCTGGTAATACTGCAGCACCATCTGCATCTACAAGTAATATTATACCCCCACGACATCAGAAGGCAGCAGGTGCTccagcaacaaaaaagaaacagcagcagaaaaagaagaaaggtgggAAAGGTGGTTGGTGA